GGAGACGAGGAAGACAGTAGCGACAGGGTTAGAAATGTTTCGAAAGATACTGGATGAAGGAAGGGCAGGAGACAACATAGGGGTACTGTTGAGAGGGATAGGCAAGGAAGAAGTAGAGAGGGGCATGGTGTTAGCGAAGCCTGGAAGCATTACGCCGCATACTAAGTTCAAGGCAGAAGTGTATGTATTGACGAAAGAAGAAGGAGGGAGGCACACGCCATTTTTCAATGGATACAGGCCTCAGTTTTATTTCAGGACGACAGATGTAACAGGAGTGATAAAGTTACCAGAGGGAGTAGAGATGGTGATGCCAGGGGACAATGTGAATCTAACAGCTGAGTTAATAGCGCCGATAGCGATGGAAGAGGGATTGAGGTTTGCGATAAGAGAAGGTGGAAGAACAGTAGGTGCAGGTGTGGTTACAGAGGTGCTGGAGTAAAATGGACCAAAAGATCAGGATAAAATTAAGAGCTTATGATAATAGAGTTCTTGATCAGTCTGTTAAAGAAATAGTGGATACTGTCAAGAAGACAGGTGCCAGGATATCTGGTCCTGTGCCTTTACCAACTAAGATAAGTAGATATACAGTTTTAAGAGCAACAAATCAGGATAAGAAATCAAGAGAGCAGTTTGAAATAAGAGTTCACAAAAGATTGATTGATATACATGATCCCACCCCTGATACAGTAGAAGCTCTCATGAAGCTAGAGCTTTCTGCTGGGGTAGATGTGGAGATAAAGCTATGAAAGGAATTATAGGCAGAAAAGTTGGAATGACCCAAATATTTGATGAGGAAGGTAGACTTATACCTGTTACTGTAATCGAAGCGGGCCCATGCTGGGTTGTACAGGTAAGAAGTAAAGAAAAAGATGGCTATGAAGCTGTACAACTTGGTTTTCAGGAAGTAAAAAAAGAAAAAAATATTAAAAAACCTGTTATTGGAATTTTTAAAAAGGCCGGCATTCCTGCATGCAGATTCTTAAGGGAGTTTAGAATGACAGGACTTAATGTTGGAGATAAGGTTACTGTTGATGTGTTTTTGAAAGGAGATGTTGTCAGTATAACAGGTATTTCAAAAGGAAAAGGGTTTCAAGGTGTTATGAAAAGACATAGATTTGCGGGCGGTCCTGATACACATGGTTCCATGTTTAATAGGGCTCCTGGTTCTATTGGTGCTAGTTCGTATCCATCAAGAGTTTGGAAAGGTTTAGGTATGGCTGGTCATATGGGAAATGAGCGGGTTACCATAAAAAATTTAACAATCGTTGATGTTGTTCCGGAGCAGAATTTGCTTCTCATAAAAGGAGCTGTTCCGGGTGGTGAAAATGGAATTTTACAGATATGGAAGGTATAGGCATGATAGAGATTGAGATAAGAAATATTAATAATGACATTGTTGGTACAAAAAAAGTTCCTGAAATTGTTTTTAATAACGATGCATCTGAATCATTAGTTCATTCAGCTGTAGTGGCTTATATGGCAAATCAGAGACAGGGAACTCATTCTACAAAAACAAGAGCTGAGGTTTCTGGTGGTGGTAAAAAGCCATGGAGACAGAAACATACTGGAAGAGCGAGGCATGGAAGCATAAGATCTCCTTTGTGGAGAAAGGGAGGGGTTGTCTTTGGGCCTAAACCAAGAGATTACTATATTAAGCTTTCGAAACAGATGAGGGATACAGCACTGTTTAAGGCTATCACAATGAAATATAAAGATAATGAGATTTTGTTGATTGATAATTTATCCCTTGAAAGAATTAAAACCAGGGATATGGTAGGAATGTTACAGAATTTAGGATTACAGGGAAAATCTGTGCTTATGATTGTTCCACATAAAGATGAAAATATAGTTCTTTCTGCGAGGAATATTCCTTATCTAGGTATAGTAAGGGCAGAAGACTTAAATGCTTATCATCTAGCATTATTTGAAAAAATATTATTTACAGTTCCAGGACTGGATAAGTTGCTTGCTATTAAGGGGGTTTCCTGATGGATATTTATAATATAATTAAAAAACCTGTTTTTACAGAAAAAGCGATGAATCTTAAAGAACATACAAATAAAGTTGTTGTGGAAGTTCATCCTAGTGTAAATAAAACTCAGATTAAAAAAGCTTTTGAAGAGATATTTAAGGTAAAAGTTGAGACAGTAGCTGTTATTAATGTAAAATCGAGAGTCAAAAGAGTCGGACTTCATTTTACAAAGACCAGTAGAGCTAAAAAAGCAATAATTACCCTGAAAGCAGGGGAAAAATTAGATCTAATAGAGGGTGTATAAATGGGTATAAGAAGATGTAAACCAACTTCAGCAGGAAGACGATTTGTAACTTACCCTGATTTCAGTGAAATAACAAGAGATGAGCCATATAAACCCCTTACTTTATGCATAAAAAAAAGAAAGGGTAGAAATAATCAGGGTAAAGTAACTTCATGGTTAAAGGGCGGAGGAAATAGGAAGCTTTATAGGATTATAGATTTTAAAAGAGATAAGCACAATATTCCAGCTAAAATAGTCAGTATAGAATATGACCCAAATAGGTCAGCAAGAATAGCACTTTTAAAATATATTGATGGAGAGTATAGATACATTCTTGCTCCTGATGGTTTGCAAGTAGGAGATACAATTATGAGTGGCTCTGGAGTTGATATAAAAGTTGGCAATGCCATGCCACTTAGGGAAATACCTCTAGGAGCAATGATACATAATATAGAAATTTATCCTGGCGCAGGAGGTAAGCTTGTTAGAAGCGCAGGAGTTGTAGCTCAGCTAATGGCTAAAGAGGGTAAGCATGCCCATATTAAACTTCCATCAGGAGAAGTGAGGCTTATAAATGTTAATTGTCTTGCTACAATAGGGCAGATAAGCAATCTTGAACATGAAAATGTAATAATTGGAAAAGCTGGTAGAACAAGACATCTTGGAAGAAGACCTTCTGTAAGAGGTGTGGCTATGAACCCAATTGATCATCCTTTAGGTGGAGGAGAAGGAAAAGCTTCAGGTGGAAGGCCAGCCTGTACACCTTGGGGTAAACCAGAAGGTATTAAAACAAGAAAAAACAAGAGAACTGATAAATTTATAATAAAGCGGCGAGAGTCAAGGAGGTAAAAGGTGCCAAGATCGCTTAAAAAAGGTCCATTTGTGGACGTAAAACTTATGGAAAAAGTTAAAAAAGCATTGGAATCAGGAGATAAAAAACCTATAAAAACATGGTCAAGAAGGTCTACAGTTGTTCCTGAATTTATAGGTCTTACATTTGCTGTTCACAATGGACGGAAGTTTATTCCAGTATATATCACTGAAAATATGATAGGACATAAACTTGGAGAATTCGCACCTACAAGAACTTTTAAAGGCCATTCTGGCTCTGAAGAAAAGAAAAAGGTTAAGGGGAAATAAATATGGAAGCCAGAGCTATATTAAAATATGCTCGTATTACTCCAACTAAAGCAAGAAGGGTTATGAATTTAATTCGTGGCAAAAAAGCTGGAGAAGCCCTATTGACATTAAAATATATGCCTCATAGAGGTGCACGTATAATCGAAAA
This sequence is a window from Thermodesulfovibrio thiophilus DSM 17215. Protein-coding genes within it:
- the rpsJ gene encoding 30S ribosomal protein S10 — encoded protein: MDQKIRIKLRAYDNRVLDQSVKEIVDTVKKTGARISGPVPLPTKISRYTVLRATNQDKKSREQFEIRVHKRLIDIHDPTPDTVEALMKLELSAGVDVEIKL
- the rplC gene encoding 50S ribosomal protein L3, whose product is MKGIIGRKVGMTQIFDEEGRLIPVTVIEAGPCWVVQVRSKEKDGYEAVQLGFQEVKKEKNIKKPVIGIFKKAGIPACRFLREFRMTGLNVGDKVTVDVFLKGDVVSITGISKGKGFQGVMKRHRFAGGPDTHGSMFNRAPGSIGASSYPSRVWKGLGMAGHMGNERVTIKNLTIVDVVPEQNLLLIKGAVPGGENGILQIWKV
- the rplD gene encoding 50S ribosomal protein L4, with the translated sequence MIEIEIRNINNDIVGTKKVPEIVFNNDASESLVHSAVVAYMANQRQGTHSTKTRAEVSGGGKKPWRQKHTGRARHGSIRSPLWRKGGVVFGPKPRDYYIKLSKQMRDTALFKAITMKYKDNEILLIDNLSLERIKTRDMVGMLQNLGLQGKSVLMIVPHKDENIVLSARNIPYLGIVRAEDLNAYHLALFEKILFTVPGLDKLLAIKGVS
- the rplW gene encoding 50S ribosomal protein L23, with the translated sequence MDIYNIIKKPVFTEKAMNLKEHTNKVVVEVHPSVNKTQIKKAFEEIFKVKVETVAVINVKSRVKRVGLHFTKTSRAKKAIITLKAGEKLDLIEGV
- the rplB gene encoding 50S ribosomal protein L2: MGIRRCKPTSAGRRFVTYPDFSEITRDEPYKPLTLCIKKRKGRNNQGKVTSWLKGGGNRKLYRIIDFKRDKHNIPAKIVSIEYDPNRSARIALLKYIDGEYRYILAPDGLQVGDTIMSGSGVDIKVGNAMPLREIPLGAMIHNIEIYPGAGGKLVRSAGVVAQLMAKEGKHAHIKLPSGEVRLINVNCLATIGQISNLEHENVIIGKAGRTRHLGRRPSVRGVAMNPIDHPLGGGEGKASGGRPACTPWGKPEGIKTRKNKRTDKFIIKRRESRR
- the rpsS gene encoding 30S ribosomal protein S19, with amino-acid sequence MPRSLKKGPFVDVKLMEKVKKALESGDKKPIKTWSRRSTVVPEFIGLTFAVHNGRKFIPVYITENMIGHKLGEFAPTRTFKGHSGSEEKKKVKGK